One Rosa chinensis cultivar Old Blush chromosome 5, RchiOBHm-V2, whole genome shotgun sequence genomic region harbors:
- the LOC112201742 gene encoding subtilisin-like protease SBT5.4 isoform X2 has translation MFYSYTRHINGFAAILEEEEAAQIAKDPNVISVFLNKGRKLQTTRSWNFLGLERNGLIPSDSIWKKARFGEDTIIANIDTGVWPESKSFSDEGLGPVPSKWRGTCQHDTKQVHCNRKLIGTRFFNNGLAMYAGPLNSSYSTVRDYDGHGSHTLSTAAGGFVPGVSVFGNGNGTTKGGSPQARVAAYKVCWPPFEGVGCFEADILAAFDAAMSDGVDVISVSLGGGTEEFFNNAISIGSFHAVKNGIVVVSAAGNSGPNPGTVLNLSPWLVTVGASTIDLEFTSYVVLGNKKQLKGASLSAKGLPFEVFYPLISAADARDADASTGKAEICNVGALDPRKVKGKILVCVREYNDNERTEKSMQADIAGAVGMILVNDKQSGNDVVADPHVLLVSHLNYTDGKHVFDYIKSTKTPVAYLTPVKTELGTKPAPLVAPFSSRGPNLLEQAIFKPDIIAPGVSIIAAYTEATGPTYQLSDTRRVSFNVQTGTSMACPHVSGIAGLLRKLHPDWSPAAIKSAIMTTATTQDDSNEPMLDSSYLKATPFAYGAGHIQPNNAMDPGLIYNLTTLDYLNFLCARGYNETMIKSFSNPPFKCPKSFSLGDFNYPAIAIPNIGAELVTVTRRKVTNVGSPGTYKVCLKAPPEVMVLVKPRSLKFESIGEVKKFKVIFKAKVKGKPRGYAFGELMWSDGNHHVKIPLAVKHY, from the exons ATGTTCTACTCCTATACTAGACACATTAATGGTTTTGCTGCAAttcttgaagaggaagaagctgCTCAGATTGCTA AGGATCCAAATGTGATATCAGTCTTCCTAAACAAGGGAAGAAAGCTACAAACTACCCGGTCATGGAATTTTCTTGGATTAGAGAGAAATGGACTTATTCCTTCAGACTCCATTTGGAAGAAAGCAAGGTTTGGCGAAGATACAATAATTGCAAACATAGATACTG GTGTTTGGCCAGAATCCAAAAGCTTTAGTGATGAAGGGCTGGGACCTGTCCCTTCCAAGTGGCGTGGAACTTGTCAACATGACACAAAGCAAGTTCATTGCAACAG AAAGCTGATTGGAACTAGGTTCTTTAATAATGGTCTTGCCATGTATGCCGGCCCTCTCAACTCGTCGTATTCCACTGTTCGCGACTACGATGGTCATGGATCACATACCCTATCCACGGCTGCGGGTGGCTTTGTTCCTGGAGTCAGTGTTTTTGGCAATGGCAATGGAACCACCAAGGGTGGCTCTCCTCAAGCCCGTGTTGCTGCATATAAGGTATGCTGGCCACCATTTGAAGGTGTTGGGTGCTTCGAGGCAGACATCTTAGCTGCCTTTGATGCTGCAATGAGTGACGGTGTCGATGTAATCTCTGTGTCTCTTGGTGGAGGAACAGAGGAGTTTTTCAACAATGCAATTTCAATAGGATCCTTCCATGCAGTTAAAAATGGCATTGTTGTGGTTAGTGCAGCTGGAAACTCTGGACCAAATCCAGGGACAGTATTAAATTTGTCGCCATGGTTAGTAACAGTTGGTGCTAGCACCATTGATCTAGAGTTCACAAGCTATGTTGTCCTCGGAAACAAAAAGCAATTGAAG GGAGCAAGCCTTTCAGCTAAAGGCTTACCATTTGAAGTGTTTTACCCGTTGATCAGTGCTGCAGATGCGAGAGATGCTGATGCATCCACTGGAAAAGC TGAAATTTGCAATGTTGGAGCTCTCGATCCTAGGAAAGTAAAAGGAAAGATTTTAGTGTGCGTTCGAGAATACAACGATAATGAAAGAACCGAGAAGAGCATGCAGGCTGATATTGCAGGTGCTGTAGGAATGATCTTGGTTAATGATAAGCAAAGTGGAAACGATGTTGTAGCCGATCCTCATGTGCTCCTTGTTTCACATCTCAATTACACCGACGGCAAACATGTCTTTGATTACATTAAATCTACCAA AACTCCTGTGGCTTACCTTACTCCAGTAAAGACTGAATTGGGAACAAAGCCAGCTCCGCTTGTAGCTCCATTTTCATCAAGGGGGCCTAATCTTCTGGAGCAGGCAATCTTTAAG CCTGATATCATTGCACCAGGGGTGAGTATAATTGCTGCTTATACTGAAGCAACAGGGCCAACTTATCAATTATCTGATACTCGCCGGGTTTCTTTTAATGTTCAAACCGGCACTTCAATGGCATGCCCTCATGTATCCGGAATTGCAGGGCTTCTGAGGAAACTCCATCCAGATTGGAGCCCAGCAGCTATTAAATCTGCAATCATGACAACTG CTACAACACAAGATGACAGCAATGAACCGATGCTTGACTCGTCTTATTTGAAGGCAACACCATTTGCTTATGGTGCAGGACACATTCAACCAAACAACGCAATGGACCCGGGGTTAATTTATAACCTAACAACACTTGATTACTTGAATTTCTTATGTGCTCGAGGATACAATGAAACAATGATCAAATCATTCTCCAATCCACCTTTCAAATGTCCCAAGTCTTTCAGTCTAGGAGACTTCAACTACCCAGCAATTGCAATTCCTAATATCGGTGCAGAGTTAGTGACCGTTACTAGAAGAAAAGTTACAAATGTCGGATCACCTGGCACGTACAAAGTGTGCCTCAAGGCACCACCAGAAGTAATGGTTTTGGTTAAACCTAGAAGCTTGAAATTTGAGAGTATTGGTgaagtgaaaaagttcaaagTTATATTCAAAGCTAAGGTTAAGGGTAAGCCTCGAGGGTATGCATTTGGAGAGTTGATGTGGTCAGATGGCAATCACCATGTAAAGATTCCTCTTGCAGTGAAGCACTACTAG
- the LOC112201742 gene encoding subtilisin-like protease SBT5.4 isoform X1, whose product MVLSSLPPLLLLSALLFSLLQTPTLSIKKPYIVYLGAHSHGPSPSSVDLDFVRNFHYNFLGSFLRSNKSAKDVMFYSYTRHINGFAAILEEEEAAQIAKDPNVISVFLNKGRKLQTTRSWNFLGLERNGLIPSDSIWKKARFGEDTIIANIDTGVWPESKSFSDEGLGPVPSKWRGTCQHDTKQVHCNRKLIGTRFFNNGLAMYAGPLNSSYSTVRDYDGHGSHTLSTAAGGFVPGVSVFGNGNGTTKGGSPQARVAAYKVCWPPFEGVGCFEADILAAFDAAMSDGVDVISVSLGGGTEEFFNNAISIGSFHAVKNGIVVVSAAGNSGPNPGTVLNLSPWLVTVGASTIDLEFTSYVVLGNKKQLKGASLSAKGLPFEVFYPLISAADARDADASTGKAEICNVGALDPRKVKGKILVCVREYNDNERTEKSMQADIAGAVGMILVNDKQSGNDVVADPHVLLVSHLNYTDGKHVFDYIKSTKTPVAYLTPVKTELGTKPAPLVAPFSSRGPNLLEQAIFKPDIIAPGVSIIAAYTEATGPTYQLSDTRRVSFNVQTGTSMACPHVSGIAGLLRKLHPDWSPAAIKSAIMTTATTQDDSNEPMLDSSYLKATPFAYGAGHIQPNNAMDPGLIYNLTTLDYLNFLCARGYNETMIKSFSNPPFKCPKSFSLGDFNYPAIAIPNIGAELVTVTRRKVTNVGSPGTYKVCLKAPPEVMVLVKPRSLKFESIGEVKKFKVIFKAKVKGKPRGYAFGELMWSDGNHHVKIPLAVKHY is encoded by the exons ATGGTGCTTTCATCTCTACCTCCATTACTATTATTATCAGCTCTTTTGTTCTCTCTGTTGCAGACACCTACCCTTTCCATTAAAAAG CCATATATAGTGTACTTAGGAGCACATTCTCATGGTCCAAGCCCATCATCTGTTGATCTCGATTTTGTCAGAAATTTTCACTACAATTTTCTGGGGTCATTCTTGAGAAG CAATAAAAGTGCCAAAGATGTGATGTTCTACTCCTATACTAGACACATTAATGGTTTTGCTGCAAttcttgaagaggaagaagctgCTCAGATTGCTA AGGATCCAAATGTGATATCAGTCTTCCTAAACAAGGGAAGAAAGCTACAAACTACCCGGTCATGGAATTTTCTTGGATTAGAGAGAAATGGACTTATTCCTTCAGACTCCATTTGGAAGAAAGCAAGGTTTGGCGAAGATACAATAATTGCAAACATAGATACTG GTGTTTGGCCAGAATCCAAAAGCTTTAGTGATGAAGGGCTGGGACCTGTCCCTTCCAAGTGGCGTGGAACTTGTCAACATGACACAAAGCAAGTTCATTGCAACAG AAAGCTGATTGGAACTAGGTTCTTTAATAATGGTCTTGCCATGTATGCCGGCCCTCTCAACTCGTCGTATTCCACTGTTCGCGACTACGATGGTCATGGATCACATACCCTATCCACGGCTGCGGGTGGCTTTGTTCCTGGAGTCAGTGTTTTTGGCAATGGCAATGGAACCACCAAGGGTGGCTCTCCTCAAGCCCGTGTTGCTGCATATAAGGTATGCTGGCCACCATTTGAAGGTGTTGGGTGCTTCGAGGCAGACATCTTAGCTGCCTTTGATGCTGCAATGAGTGACGGTGTCGATGTAATCTCTGTGTCTCTTGGTGGAGGAACAGAGGAGTTTTTCAACAATGCAATTTCAATAGGATCCTTCCATGCAGTTAAAAATGGCATTGTTGTGGTTAGTGCAGCTGGAAACTCTGGACCAAATCCAGGGACAGTATTAAATTTGTCGCCATGGTTAGTAACAGTTGGTGCTAGCACCATTGATCTAGAGTTCACAAGCTATGTTGTCCTCGGAAACAAAAAGCAATTGAAG GGAGCAAGCCTTTCAGCTAAAGGCTTACCATTTGAAGTGTTTTACCCGTTGATCAGTGCTGCAGATGCGAGAGATGCTGATGCATCCACTGGAAAAGC TGAAATTTGCAATGTTGGAGCTCTCGATCCTAGGAAAGTAAAAGGAAAGATTTTAGTGTGCGTTCGAGAATACAACGATAATGAAAGAACCGAGAAGAGCATGCAGGCTGATATTGCAGGTGCTGTAGGAATGATCTTGGTTAATGATAAGCAAAGTGGAAACGATGTTGTAGCCGATCCTCATGTGCTCCTTGTTTCACATCTCAATTACACCGACGGCAAACATGTCTTTGATTACATTAAATCTACCAA AACTCCTGTGGCTTACCTTACTCCAGTAAAGACTGAATTGGGAACAAAGCCAGCTCCGCTTGTAGCTCCATTTTCATCAAGGGGGCCTAATCTTCTGGAGCAGGCAATCTTTAAG CCTGATATCATTGCACCAGGGGTGAGTATAATTGCTGCTTATACTGAAGCAACAGGGCCAACTTATCAATTATCTGATACTCGCCGGGTTTCTTTTAATGTTCAAACCGGCACTTCAATGGCATGCCCTCATGTATCCGGAATTGCAGGGCTTCTGAGGAAACTCCATCCAGATTGGAGCCCAGCAGCTATTAAATCTGCAATCATGACAACTG CTACAACACAAGATGACAGCAATGAACCGATGCTTGACTCGTCTTATTTGAAGGCAACACCATTTGCTTATGGTGCAGGACACATTCAACCAAACAACGCAATGGACCCGGGGTTAATTTATAACCTAACAACACTTGATTACTTGAATTTCTTATGTGCTCGAGGATACAATGAAACAATGATCAAATCATTCTCCAATCCACCTTTCAAATGTCCCAAGTCTTTCAGTCTAGGAGACTTCAACTACCCAGCAATTGCAATTCCTAATATCGGTGCAGAGTTAGTGACCGTTACTAGAAGAAAAGTTACAAATGTCGGATCACCTGGCACGTACAAAGTGTGCCTCAAGGCACCACCAGAAGTAATGGTTTTGGTTAAACCTAGAAGCTTGAAATTTGAGAGTATTGGTgaagtgaaaaagttcaaagTTATATTCAAAGCTAAGGTTAAGGGTAAGCCTCGAGGGTATGCATTTGGAGAGTTGATGTGGTCAGATGGCAATCACCATGTAAAGATTCCTCTTGCAGTGAAGCACTACTAG
- the LOC112201742 gene encoding subtilisin-like protease SBT5.4 isoform X3 → MVLLQFLKRKKLLRLLDAEDPNVISVFLNKGRKLQTTRSWNFLGLERNGLIPSDSIWKKARFGEDTIIANIDTGVWPESKSFSDEGLGPVPSKWRGTCQHDTKQVHCNRKLIGTRFFNNGLAMYAGPLNSSYSTVRDYDGHGSHTLSTAAGGFVPGVSVFGNGNGTTKGGSPQARVAAYKVCWPPFEGVGCFEADILAAFDAAMSDGVDVISVSLGGGTEEFFNNAISIGSFHAVKNGIVVVSAAGNSGPNPGTVLNLSPWLVTVGASTIDLEFTSYVVLGNKKQLKGASLSAKGLPFEVFYPLISAADARDADASTGKAEICNVGALDPRKVKGKILVCVREYNDNERTEKSMQADIAGAVGMILVNDKQSGNDVVADPHVLLVSHLNYTDGKHVFDYIKSTKTPVAYLTPVKTELGTKPAPLVAPFSSRGPNLLEQAIFKPDIIAPGVSIIAAYTEATGPTYQLSDTRRVSFNVQTGTSMACPHVSGIAGLLRKLHPDWSPAAIKSAIMTTATTQDDSNEPMLDSSYLKATPFAYGAGHIQPNNAMDPGLIYNLTTLDYLNFLCARGYNETMIKSFSNPPFKCPKSFSLGDFNYPAIAIPNIGAELVTVTRRKVTNVGSPGTYKVCLKAPPEVMVLVKPRSLKFESIGEVKKFKVIFKAKVKGKPRGYAFGELMWSDGNHHVKIPLAVKHY, encoded by the exons ATGGTTTTGCTGCAAttcttgaagaggaagaagctgCTCAGATTGCTA GATGCAGAGGATCCAAATGTGATATCAGTCTTCCTAAACAAGGGAAGAAAGCTACAAACTACCCGGTCATGGAATTTTCTTGGATTAGAGAGAAATGGACTTATTCCTTCAGACTCCATTTGGAAGAAAGCAAGGTTTGGCGAAGATACAATAATTGCAAACATAGATACTG GTGTTTGGCCAGAATCCAAAAGCTTTAGTGATGAAGGGCTGGGACCTGTCCCTTCCAAGTGGCGTGGAACTTGTCAACATGACACAAAGCAAGTTCATTGCAACAG AAAGCTGATTGGAACTAGGTTCTTTAATAATGGTCTTGCCATGTATGCCGGCCCTCTCAACTCGTCGTATTCCACTGTTCGCGACTACGATGGTCATGGATCACATACCCTATCCACGGCTGCGGGTGGCTTTGTTCCTGGAGTCAGTGTTTTTGGCAATGGCAATGGAACCACCAAGGGTGGCTCTCCTCAAGCCCGTGTTGCTGCATATAAGGTATGCTGGCCACCATTTGAAGGTGTTGGGTGCTTCGAGGCAGACATCTTAGCTGCCTTTGATGCTGCAATGAGTGACGGTGTCGATGTAATCTCTGTGTCTCTTGGTGGAGGAACAGAGGAGTTTTTCAACAATGCAATTTCAATAGGATCCTTCCATGCAGTTAAAAATGGCATTGTTGTGGTTAGTGCAGCTGGAAACTCTGGACCAAATCCAGGGACAGTATTAAATTTGTCGCCATGGTTAGTAACAGTTGGTGCTAGCACCATTGATCTAGAGTTCACAAGCTATGTTGTCCTCGGAAACAAAAAGCAATTGAAG GGAGCAAGCCTTTCAGCTAAAGGCTTACCATTTGAAGTGTTTTACCCGTTGATCAGTGCTGCAGATGCGAGAGATGCTGATGCATCCACTGGAAAAGC TGAAATTTGCAATGTTGGAGCTCTCGATCCTAGGAAAGTAAAAGGAAAGATTTTAGTGTGCGTTCGAGAATACAACGATAATGAAAGAACCGAGAAGAGCATGCAGGCTGATATTGCAGGTGCTGTAGGAATGATCTTGGTTAATGATAAGCAAAGTGGAAACGATGTTGTAGCCGATCCTCATGTGCTCCTTGTTTCACATCTCAATTACACCGACGGCAAACATGTCTTTGATTACATTAAATCTACCAA AACTCCTGTGGCTTACCTTACTCCAGTAAAGACTGAATTGGGAACAAAGCCAGCTCCGCTTGTAGCTCCATTTTCATCAAGGGGGCCTAATCTTCTGGAGCAGGCAATCTTTAAG CCTGATATCATTGCACCAGGGGTGAGTATAATTGCTGCTTATACTGAAGCAACAGGGCCAACTTATCAATTATCTGATACTCGCCGGGTTTCTTTTAATGTTCAAACCGGCACTTCAATGGCATGCCCTCATGTATCCGGAATTGCAGGGCTTCTGAGGAAACTCCATCCAGATTGGAGCCCAGCAGCTATTAAATCTGCAATCATGACAACTG CTACAACACAAGATGACAGCAATGAACCGATGCTTGACTCGTCTTATTTGAAGGCAACACCATTTGCTTATGGTGCAGGACACATTCAACCAAACAACGCAATGGACCCGGGGTTAATTTATAACCTAACAACACTTGATTACTTGAATTTCTTATGTGCTCGAGGATACAATGAAACAATGATCAAATCATTCTCCAATCCACCTTTCAAATGTCCCAAGTCTTTCAGTCTAGGAGACTTCAACTACCCAGCAATTGCAATTCCTAATATCGGTGCAGAGTTAGTGACCGTTACTAGAAGAAAAGTTACAAATGTCGGATCACCTGGCACGTACAAAGTGTGCCTCAAGGCACCACCAGAAGTAATGGTTTTGGTTAAACCTAGAAGCTTGAAATTTGAGAGTATTGGTgaagtgaaaaagttcaaagTTATATTCAAAGCTAAGGTTAAGGGTAAGCCTCGAGGGTATGCATTTGGAGAGTTGATGTGGTCAGATGGCAATCACCATGTAAAGATTCCTCTTGCAGTGAAGCACTACTAG
- the LOC112164210 gene encoding subtilisin-like protease SBT5.3 — protein MEHCSRLPLFLLSLLLLSLFQTPANAAKQSYIVYLGTHSHGLNPTSVELEAATNSQYNLLGTVLGSNERAQEALFYSYTREINGFAAVLEEEEASQIAKDPSVVSVFPNRKLKLHTTHSWEFMGLEDQNGVPRHGSIWKKAKFGENTIIGNLDTGVWPESPSFSDEGFGPIPSKWRGTCQLDTKDKVRCNRKLIGARYFNKGFLESARLNNATIPPEILVSPRDQEGHGSHTLSTAGGSYVPGANVFGHGNGTAKGGSPKARVAAYKVCWPSFGNTDGGCTNADIMAAFDAAISDGVDVLSLSVGGDSVEFFEDGIAIGSFHAAKHGIVVVCSAGNSGPSQGSVTNVAPWILTVGASTIDREFTSYLSFGKGKHLKGKSLSSRSLPYKKFYPVISGANANAATSLPEDSLLCLNGTLDPKKVKGKILVCLRGQNGRTEKAVVAALAGAVGMVLVNDEQSGDDLMADPYQLPATHLTYTDGKRVFEYLNSTKNPFGHVTPVKTVEGTKPAPFMASFSSRGPSSIEPSILKPDITAPGVDIIAAYTGAPLLTDSDIGKRRPLYITESGTSMSCPHVSGIVGLLKTLYPSWSPAAIKSAILTTARRRDNKRESILDSTKVSATPLDYGAGHVDPNRAANPGLVYDVTTDDYLNFLCARGYNASLLKIFSDKPHKCSNTSSIIADLNYPTIAVPDLQDKPITISRKVKNVGTPGTYVAYVRAPARVSVSVQPSRLKFKSIGEEKEFKVTLKADGKVQNPDYVFGELKWSDGKHTVRSPIAVMRH, from the exons ATGGAGCATTGTTCACGTCTCCCTCTTTTtcttctatctcttcttctcctctctctgTTTCAGACGCCGGCCAATGCAGCCAAACAG TCTTACATTGTGTACTTGGGAACACATTCCCATGGCTTGAACCCTACGTCTGTCGAACTCGAAGCGGCAACGAATTCTCAGTACAATCTGCTTGGAACTGTTTTGGGAAG CAATGAGAGGGCCCAAGAAGCATTGTTTTACTCATATACTAGAGAGATCAATGGATTTGCTGCAgttttagaagaagaagaggcttcACAGATTGCAA AGGATCCAAGTGTTGTGTCTGTTTTTCCAAACAGAAAATTAAAACTACATACAACTCATTCATGGGAGTTCATGGGACTAGAAGACCAAAATGGAGTACCTCGTCACGGATCGATTTGGAAGAAAGCTAAGTTTGGTGAAAATACAATCATTGGAAACCTTGACACTG GTGTCTGGCCGGAATCACCGAGCTTTAGCGATGAAGGGTTTGGACCAATCCCATCCAAGTGGCGTGGAACTTGTCAACTTGACACCAAAGACAAAGTTCGTTGCAACAG GAAGCTGATCGGAGCAAGGTACTTTAACAAAGGCTTCTTGGAGTCTGCCAGGCTCAATAATGCCACCATTCCACCAGAAATTCTGGTGTCACCGCGTGACCAGGAAGGCCATGGCTCACACACCCTTTCAACAGCTGGTGGCAGTTATGTGCCGGGGGCTAATGTTTTTGGTCATGGCAATGGCACTGCTAAAGGTGGATCCCCAAAAGCTCGCGTGGCTGCTTACAAAGTATGTTGGCCAAGCTTTGGCAATACAGATGGAGGGTGTACTAATGCAGACATCATGGCCGCCTTTGATGCTGCAATCAGTGACGGTGTTGATGTTCTTTCGCTGTCCGTTGGTGGTGATTCTGTTGAGTTTTTTGAGGATGGGATCGCAATAGGTTCATTCCATGCGGCTAAGCATGGAATCGTTGTTGTTTGCTCAGCTGGCAATTCAGGGCCTTCCCAAGGGTCAGTGACTAATGTGGCACCCTGGATATTAACAGTTGGAGCTAGCACGATTGATCGCGAGTTCACTAGTTATTTATCCTTTGGAAAGGGGAAGCATCTAAAG GGAAAAAGTCTTTCTTCCAGAAGTTTGCCATATAAGAAGTTTTATCCTGTGATAAGTGGAGCCAATGCTAATGCAGCTACTTCGCTTCCTGAAGATTC CTTGCTATGTTTGAATGGAAcccttgatccaaagaaggtgAAGGGGAAGATCTTGGTCTGCCTCCGCGGGCAGAATGGGAGAACTGAAAAAGCCGTTGTAGCTGCTCTTGCCGGCGCTGTTGGAATGGTTTTGGTTAACGATGAGCAAAGTGGAGATGATCTTATGGCTGATCCTTATCAGCTCCCCGCTACACATCTGACTTACACTGATGGAAAACGTGTCTTTGAGTACCTGAATTCTACCAA GAACCCTTTTGGTCACGTTACTCCTGTCAAGACGGTAGAAGGAACAAAGCCGGCTCCATTTATGGCTTCATTCTCATCTCGTGGACCGAGTAGCATTGAGCCATCAATCCTTAAG CCTGATATCACAGCACCAGGAGTGGATATAATTGCTGCTTATACTGGAGCACCTCTCCTAACTGATTCGGACATTGGTAAGCGTCGTCCACTTTACATTACAGAATCAGGAACATCTATGTCATGCCCTCATGTATCTGGAATAGTCGGTCTTCTGAAAACACTTTACCCGTCATGGAGCCCCGCTGCTATTAAGTCTGCAATCTTGACCACAG CGAGAAGACGCGACAACAAACGGGAGTCAATTCTTGATTCAACCAAGGTCTCAGCTACACCACTTGACTATGGTGCAGGCCATGTTGATCCAAATCGCGCAGCAAACCCGGGACTTGTCTATGACGTGACTACCGATGATTACTTGAATTTCTTATGTGCTCGTGGATACAATGCATCACTTCTCAAAATATTTTCCGACAAGCCACACAAATGTTCCAACACCTCTAGCATTATTGCTGATTTAAACTATCCTACAATTGCTGTTCCTGATCTCCAAGACAAACCAATTACCATTTCTAGAAAAGTGAAGAATGTCGGTACTCCAGGCACATATGTAGCATATGTTCGTGCACCAGCCAGAGTTTCTGTTTCGGTTCAGCCTAGCAGGTTGAAATTCAAGTCCATTGGTGAAGAGAAGGAATTCAAGGTTACGCTGAAGGCAGATGGTAAGGTTCAAAATCCAGACTATGTGTTTGGAGAGTTGAAATGGTCGGATGGCAAGCACACTGTGAGGAGTCCTATTGCTGTGATGCGTCACTAG